One stretch of Sphingomonas sp. HF-S4 DNA includes these proteins:
- the bglB gene encoding beta-galactosidase BglB, protein MAALTHDVPRSEITSKIDLLMDNLVNIKDETGEFLLHLEDGRIIDTKGWAGWEWTHGVGLFGMWRYYEQTGDDKALAIIKQWFEDRFEEGTPTKNINTVAPFITLAYLYEQEPDPRYIPYLDTWCEWLIAKDGLPKTEEGGFQHIVYNDENPGEMWDDTLMMSVLPLAKIGLLLNRPQYVEEAKRQFLVHIKYLFDKKTGLWFHGWDFNGRHNFAEALWARGNCWVTIAIPEIIEILDLPEGDAFRTFLIDTLAAQVKTLAETQDPETGLWHTLIVDPTSYLEASATAGFAYGILKGVRKGYLPRHYEAVGIKAVKGVLANIDAAGELQQVSFGTAMGDTLQFYKDIRLTSMPYGQSLAICALGEFLRTYI, encoded by the coding sequence TTGGCCGCCCTCACCCACGACGTCCCGCGCAGCGAGATCACGTCGAAAATCGACCTGCTCATGGACAATCTCGTCAACATCAAGGACGAGACCGGCGAGTTCCTGCTCCATTTGGAAGACGGCCGGATCATCGACACCAAGGGCTGGGCCGGCTGGGAATGGACCCACGGCGTCGGCTTGTTCGGCATGTGGCGCTATTATGAGCAGACCGGCGACGACAAGGCGCTGGCGATCATCAAGCAGTGGTTCGAGGACCGCTTCGAAGAGGGCACGCCGACCAAGAACATCAACACGGTCGCGCCGTTCATCACGCTCGCCTATCTCTACGAGCAGGAACCGGACCCGCGCTACATCCCCTATCTGGACACCTGGTGCGAATGGCTGATAGCCAAAGACGGACTGCCGAAGACCGAGGAAGGCGGCTTCCAGCACATCGTCTATAACGACGAGAATCCCGGCGAGATGTGGGACGACACGCTGATGATGTCGGTGCTGCCGCTCGCCAAGATCGGTCTGCTGCTCAATCGGCCGCAGTACGTGGAGGAGGCCAAGCGCCAGTTCCTCGTCCACATCAAATACCTGTTCGACAAGAAGACCGGCCTGTGGTTCCACGGCTGGGACTTCAACGGGCGGCACAATTTCGCCGAGGCTTTGTGGGCGCGCGGCAATTGCTGGGTGACGATCGCGATCCCCGAGATCATCGAGATCCTCGACCTTCCCGAGGGCGACGCGTTCCGCACCTTCCTGATCGACACGCTCGCCGCACAGGTGAAGACGCTCGCCGAGACGCAGGATCCCGAGACCGGGCTGTGGCACACGCTGATCGTCGATCCGACGTCGTACCTCGAAGCCTCCGCCACCGCAGGCTTCGCCTACGGCATTCTCAAGGGCGTGCGGAAGGGCTATCTGCCGCGCCACTATGAGGCGGTCGGGATCAAGGCAGTGAAGGGCGTGCTCGCCAATATCGATGCGGCCGGGGAGCTCCAGCAGGTCAGCTTCGGCACTGCGATGGGCGACACGCTGCAATTCTACAAGGACATCCGCCTGACCTCGATGCCCTATGGCCAGAGCCTTGCGATCTGCGCATTGGGCGAGTTTCTGCGGACCTATATCTGA
- a CDS encoding glycosyl hydrolase 53 family protein, with the protein MRLTRRQTIGAGALGVAGLAAPARAKSGGRPWSYLIGADISWVPEDEFIGATYYLDGVKKDPLAIFREAGFNALKLRLFVDPAKGYSKGKPGGPWCSLEQITDFSLRIKRAGFHLSTTLHYSDTWADPQHQNKPAAWADLPFATLVDTVERYTADTWAALKKAGAAPDLAILGNETTFGMLWPEGRVPLTIPTGNPQTDEVHMKVTGAGGYDRFAALLKAGVSATRETLPGVPLAIHNHLGRHWPIVRHWTDSLIERGVEFDALGFSCYQQQAEADWQRTFAEFSKRYPDKGFFAIEYSSRKRYLNDLVHAHPNGWGSYIWEPTRHQEAIFLKDGVSAGEGPKPNLLSQGINGAEAPGAAPAPLVPHKPRDNGGRYDADPTFIRLYQSMAKDYGVTQ; encoded by the coding sequence GTGAGGCTCACGCGCCGCCAGACGATCGGCGCGGGCGCGCTGGGCGTGGCCGGCCTCGCCGCGCCCGCACGGGCAAAGTCGGGCGGGCGGCCTTGGTCCTATCTGATCGGCGCCGACATTTCTTGGGTTCCCGAGGACGAGTTCATCGGGGCGACCTATTATCTGGATGGCGTGAAGAAGGATCCGCTCGCGATCTTCCGCGAAGCCGGGTTCAACGCGCTCAAGCTGCGGCTGTTCGTCGATCCGGCCAAGGGCTATTCGAAGGGCAAGCCCGGCGGCCCGTGGTGCAGCCTGGAGCAGATCACCGACTTCTCGCTGCGGATCAAACGCGCCGGTTTCCACCTTTCGACGACGCTGCATTATTCGGACACCTGGGCCGATCCGCAGCACCAGAACAAGCCCGCCGCCTGGGCCGACCTGCCCTTCGCAACGCTGGTCGACACGGTCGAACGATACACCGCCGATACCTGGGCCGCGCTCAAGAAAGCCGGCGCGGCGCCCGATCTAGCGATCCTCGGCAACGAGACCACGTTCGGGATGCTCTGGCCCGAGGGCCGCGTGCCGCTGACCATCCCGACCGGCAATCCGCAGACCGACGAAGTCCATATGAAGGTCACCGGCGCGGGCGGGTACGATAGGTTCGCGGCGCTGCTCAAGGCGGGCGTGTCGGCGACCCGCGAGACACTGCCGGGCGTGCCGCTGGCGATCCACAACCATCTCGGCCGGCACTGGCCGATCGTCCGCCACTGGACCGACAGCCTGATCGAGCGCGGCGTGGAGTTCGATGCACTCGGCTTCTCCTGCTACCAGCAGCAGGCCGAGGCCGATTGGCAGCGCACCTTCGCCGAGTTCAGCAAGCGCTATCCCGACAAGGGCTTCTTCGCGATCGAATATTCCTCGCGGAAGCGCTACCTCAACGACCTCGTCCACGCGCACCCCAATGGCTGGGGCAGCTATATCTGGGAGCCGACCCGGCACCAGGAAGCGATCTTCCTCAAAGACGGCGTCAGCGCCGGCGAGGGACCCAAGCCCAATCTGCTTTCGCAGGGCATCAACGGCGCCGAGGCACCCGGTGCCGCCCCCGCCCCGCTTGTGCCGCACAAGCCGCGCGACAATGGCGGGCGCTACGACGCCGATCCGACTTTCATTCGCCTCTACCAAAGCATGGCGAAGGACTATGGAGTCACTCAGTGA
- a CDS encoding glycoside hydrolase family 35 protein, whose protein sequence is MIRTALLAASALLALPATAQEARQTANFNAPVKSFGRVSYDARSLMIDGKRLVVWSSEMHAFRLPSPDLWRDVLQKMKASGFNTVALYFDWGFHSPKKGVYDFSGIRDIDRLLTMAEEEGLWVMTRAGPYVNAELTRGGFPGWLVNQRGRARTDDPEYLAASDEWLTRINAIIARHQINGDGKGNRGTVILHQIENELALTTPAQRRYMDHLYAKARADGITVPIFHNDQGRNGYWVPEDSKVEKTVPGPNDMYAFDGYPGGTCTVTGQPTRGSAAPDWGYYGPGGAKGGASASPNTPGFLAEFGGGWFDYWGSNGGYECNAIQRGKRFQRVFYGTNLANGIQIQSFYMGFGGTSWGWLPAPVVFTSYDYGSALSEAREVRPKAEELKQLGGLIAAVPDLAGMIPAGKPEISSDRIQVYHNKSPETDARFLLVTHKPSNGQTSDRFTVTADLPDGRYTLPLQLDGFDAKWLVAGVNLGGQRLVYSTSELQTILKQDNRDVALIYGRTGEAGETVLRYASEPKVTVLEGGATSAFDTKGDLKLRYAHRGLTRVRISGGGRPDLLLLIGDEAEGAKFWRTDDVLVRGPALIRSAKVTNGVLALTGDTREASPLEIWAPSSVRSATWNGTKVATTRTHSGSVTATAPLAAPVDFALPALTDWRVAGGSPEAAPDYNDRDWAKIDNRAYASITARADGQPNMLMDAYGFHEGDVWYRGRFTGTPDAERLKLHYGAGGAGLVQVFLDGKLIGQDEIPAGLPRPITTGAPGFTLPDAARAPGEHVLSVMVRNNGHNWDLDADDFHKEARGLVSASIEPVAGASFAVPIAWKINGRSEDLFDPVRGVPNNGGLDGERRGWYLPGFNDRGWKTATVPAARAAQGTSWYRTSVDLAVPKGQDATIGLAFGDTTKPRSPVAYRVLIFVNGWNMGQFIAHVGPQRVFPIPEGILNHRGRNSIALAVTSDGAPGNALEEVKLVTLRNVKGGLPVRMVAAPTTPEQLK, encoded by the coding sequence GAGCGGGTTCAACACCGTCGCGCTCTATTTCGACTGGGGCTTTCACAGCCCGAAAAAGGGCGTCTACGATTTCAGCGGCATCCGCGACATCGATCGCCTGCTGACGATGGCCGAGGAAGAAGGGCTGTGGGTGATGACCCGCGCCGGCCCTTATGTGAATGCCGAGCTCACCCGCGGCGGCTTCCCCGGCTGGCTGGTCAACCAGCGCGGCCGCGCGCGCACCGACGATCCCGAGTATCTCGCCGCCTCCGACGAATGGCTGACCCGGATCAACGCAATCATCGCGCGCCATCAGATCAACGGCGACGGCAAGGGCAATCGCGGCACCGTGATCCTGCACCAGATCGAGAACGAACTGGCGCTGACCACGCCTGCCCAGCGCCGCTACATGGATCACCTGTACGCCAAGGCGCGGGCGGACGGCATCACCGTGCCGATCTTCCACAACGACCAGGGCCGCAACGGCTATTGGGTGCCCGAGGACAGCAAGGTCGAGAAGACCGTGCCCGGCCCCAACGACATGTACGCGTTCGACGGCTATCCCGGCGGCACCTGCACCGTCACGGGGCAGCCTACCCGCGGCAGCGCGGCGCCCGACTGGGGTTATTATGGCCCGGGCGGCGCCAAGGGCGGCGCCTCCGCCTCGCCCAACACGCCGGGCTTCCTGGCGGAGTTCGGCGGCGGCTGGTTCGACTATTGGGGCTCGAACGGGGGATACGAGTGCAACGCGATCCAGCGCGGCAAGCGCTTCCAGCGCGTGTTCTACGGCACCAATCTCGCCAACGGTATCCAGATCCAGAGCTTCTACATGGGCTTTGGCGGGACGAGTTGGGGCTGGCTCCCCGCGCCCGTGGTGTTCACGAGCTATGACTACGGCTCGGCGCTGTCCGAGGCGCGGGAGGTCCGCCCAAAGGCCGAGGAGCTCAAGCAGCTCGGCGGGCTGATCGCTGCGGTGCCCGATCTCGCGGGGATGATCCCGGCAGGCAAGCCCGAAATCTCGTCGGACCGTATCCAAGTCTATCACAACAAGTCGCCCGAGACCGATGCGCGCTTCCTGCTCGTCACGCACAAGCCCTCGAACGGCCAGACCAGCGATCGCTTCACCGTCACGGCCGATTTGCCCGACGGGCGCTACACGCTACCGCTCCAGCTCGACGGGTTCGATGCCAAATGGCTGGTCGCGGGCGTGAACCTCGGCGGGCAACGCCTCGTCTACTCGACGTCCGAGCTGCAGACGATCCTCAAGCAGGACAATCGCGATGTCGCGCTGATCTACGGCCGCACCGGCGAGGCCGGCGAGACGGTGCTGCGCTACGCCAGCGAGCCCAAGGTCACCGTCCTCGAAGGCGGCGCGACATCGGCCTTCGACACGAAGGGCGACCTCAAGCTGCGCTACGCGCATCGCGGCCTTACCCGCGTGCGGATTAGCGGCGGCGGCCGGCCCGATCTGCTGCTGCTGATCGGCGACGAAGCCGAAGGCGCCAAATTCTGGCGTACCGACGACGTGCTGGTCCGCGGCCCGGCCTTGATCCGCAGTGCCAAGGTGACGAATGGCGTGCTGGCCCTCACCGGCGACACGCGCGAGGCCAGCCCGCTCGAGATCTGGGCACCCTCGAGCGTTCGCAGCGCGACATGGAACGGCACCAAGGTGGCGACCACGCGCACCCATTCGGGCAGTGTCACCGCTACCGCCCCGCTCGCCGCGCCAGTGGACTTCGCTCTCCCCGCGCTCACCGACTGGCGCGTCGCCGGGGGTTCGCCCGAAGCAGCGCCCGACTATAACGACCGCGACTGGGCGAAGATCGACAACCGCGCGTATGCCAGCATCACTGCGCGCGCCGACGGCCAGCCCAACATGCTGATGGACGCATACGGCTTCCACGAAGGCGACGTCTGGTATCGCGGGCGCTTCACCGGGACACCCGATGCCGAGCGGCTCAAGCTCCATTACGGCGCCGGCGGCGCAGGGCTGGTCCAGGTGTTCCTCGACGGCAAGCTGATCGGGCAGGATGAGATTCCCGCCGGACTGCCCCGCCCGATCACCACCGGCGCGCCCGGCTTCACACTGCCCGACGCCGCGCGCGCGCCTGGCGAGCATGTCCTGTCGGTGATGGTCCGCAATAACGGCCATAACTGGGATCTCGACGCCGACGATTTCCACAAGGAAGCGCGCGGGCTCGTCTCAGCTTCGATCGAACCGGTCGCCGGCGCGAGCTTCGCAGTGCCGATCGCATGGAAGATCAACGGGCGCAGCGAAGACCTGTTCGATCCGGTGCGTGGCGTGCCCAATAATGGCGGGCTCGATGGCGAGCGCCGCGGCTGGTACCTGCCCGGCTTCAACGATCGCGGCTGGAAGACCGCCACCGTCCCCGCGGCGCGGGCGGCGCAAGGCACCAGCTGGTATCGCACCAGCGTCGATCTCGCCGTGCCCAAGGGCCAGGACGCGACGATCGGACTCGCCTTCGGCGACACCACCAAGCCGCGCTCGCCGGTGGCCTATCGGGTGCTGATCTTCGTCAATGGCTGGAACATGGGCCAGTTCATCGCGCATGTCGGCCCGCAGCGCGTCTTCCCGATCCCCGAGGGCATCCTCAACCATCGCGGCCGCAACAGCATCGCGCTCGCAGTGACGTCGGACGGTGCCCCCGGGAATGCGCTGGAAGAGGTGAAGCTGGTCACGCTTCGCAACGTGAAGGGCGGATTGCCGGTGCGGATGGTCGCAGCGCCGACGACGCCGGAGCAGCTCAAGTGA